GCCGGTGGATCGAGCGCTCACGGACGCAGCACCGAGACCAGGAATTCCAGCTGATCGGCGACCGCCGTCTCGAACGTCTCCCCGTAGTAGATGTCGAAGTGGCCCACGGGATATTGCCGGACGGTGGCGTTTCGGGTGTGCGCGGCGGCGGCGCGGGCGGGTCCGGCCGGGTGCACCGTGTCGTGTTCGCAGATCGCGTAGAACACCGGCATCTTCAGCTGCCGGACTTTCCGCGCCGGCGCGTCGAACAGCAGACCGAAGCCCGACCGGGCGGATACGACGGTGTCGAACAGCATGCTCGCGGTGGCCATTCGCTGGTATCCGGCCGGCGCGTCGGCCGCGCTGACCATCGCACACTTGCCGCGTTCGCCGGCCAGTGCGACGCCGATCGGCTTGCGCCGCATCGGCGCCAGCAGGGCGTCCAGGGAGGCGACCATGCCCACTTTCAGGACGCTGCTCGGTCCTTTGGCCAGCGCGGCACGCAGTCCACTGGTGAACGGGCACTGCACCACCACGGCCGCGAGGTAGGGGTCGTCGGCAGCGACGGCGAGCGCGTGACCACCGCCCAACGCGGTGCCCCACAATGCGATTCGGGTGGAATCCACCCCGGGCAGGGTGCGCGCGTAGCGGACCGCGGCGGCCCAGTCGGCGCGCTGTTTGCCGAGATCCACCAGCTGACGCGGCTGACCGTCGCTGGCGCCGAAATGTCGATAGTCGAAGGCGAGTACGTGCATTCCGGCGGCGGCGAACCGCTGTGCGTAGGCATCCAGCTGCATCTCCCGGTTGCCGCCCAGACCGTGCCCCATCACGATCAGTGGGCGCGGCCGAGTGGAGTCGTCCGACCGGTACAACCAGGCGGCGCAGAGCTCGCCCTCCGATGTGAACGACACGTCCCCGCGATCCATGGCTCGCACCTTAGCCGGTCGCTACTGGTGGGTCGGAGTGATGCGAATACCCGCTATGCTTTTCGATGCGGACGAGTCGGCCGGGCGGTCGCGGCAGCCGGTACCGGCGTCGGGTGTTTCGGCATCACGACGCGCTGGCCGGATGTCGAGGAAAGTCCGGACTCCACAGGGCAGGGCGGTTGCCAACGGCAACCCGGGGCGACCCGCGGGACAGTGCCACAGAGAACAGACCGCCGGCGCGAGCCGGTAAGGGTGAAACGGTGCGGTAAGAGCGCACCAGCGGCTCGGGTGACCGGGCCGGCTCGGTAAACCCCGCCCGGAGCAAGGTCGAAGGTCGCACTCACCGGAGTGCGGCTGCGCAGGTGTTCGAGGGCTGCCCGCCCGAGCCTGCGGGTGGACCGCTTGAGGTACCCGGCGACGGTGTGCCCAGATGGATGATCGCCGCCGGCTTCGGCCGGCACAGGATCCGGCTTACAGGCCGGCTCGTCCGCCCCGACCGGCCGATTCCGGCAGGCTCAGCAGATGACCTTGATCGATGAGTAGATCACCCCGATCTGATCCTCGGTCGGCGCGACCGCGCCGTTGCGCAGTCGCTCGGTGAGGCCCCGGCGGATGTCGGCCTCACTCGCGCCGGTCTTGATGTCGGTGCAGGTGCCCGCGTACACCGACCGGAGTTCGGCGTCGGAGCGGCCGGCGGCCAGATCGGCGAAGCCGGCGCGGAAGGCGACGGCGAATCCGGCGGCTCGGACGTCGGCGTCGGTGGCGTCGTCCGGCAGCGCGGAGGCCGCCGCCGAAATCGACGCATTCAGATCACCCGAGGACGGGCCGCCTGCAGTGTCCGGTGATGCGTCGTCGGAGCTGCCGCAACCGGCCAGCAGCAGAGCCGCGGCGACCATCGCAACGGTGGTGTATCGCATGGTTCCTCCAGCGTCGGGTCCCGCCCGTGGCCCGCCCCGACGGGTTCGGTAGCCTGCTCCTGCCCAGGTAGGGCACCGGCTGTTCGCCGAGGATAGTCGACCTTCCGATGCCTGCTCAGCAGCTGCCTGGGTCCTTCGTGTGCAAGATCGGTCTCCGGGTCCGCCGGCCCGACGGGGTGTCGGTGGTCCTGCCCGCGAACTGTGGGCCACAGGTCGGTGACACGCCGCAAACCTGGGGTAGACCGCGTATGCCCGGCGACATACTGTGTGGGGGCATCACCGCTGGTGCAGTCGGCTCGATTCAAGAAACTGGGGATCCAACCATGCGTTTCATTCGTTCAATTGTCGTCGGCACACTGGTTGCCGGCGTCGCGTCGGCGCTCGCGTTGTTCGGCGCCGGCACCGCCTCGGCGGTCGAGGTGACGCCGTTGCCGGGTGGGGTCCGAGTGGACCTCGATCACGCCGAATCGGCGTGGGTTTATCAGAATGGGATCGGGTTCAACATGGCGAAGATCCCGCATCCTTCGGCGCGCTCGTTCGGCTCGACGCTGAGCAGCGCGACCGGTATCTCGAGCGGTTATCCGGACGGCCGGGTGTCGTTCACCGTCTACGGTCCGATCGACGCCCCGCACGGCGGCATGGTGGTGTTCAAGGACTGACTCGATGAGCGTGCGCCGACTTGCCGCCGCTGAGCTCGAATTCGGTTCTATCCGAACCGAATTCGGGCTCGTCTCGGATTTCCCGGACGCGGCTCTGGCAGAAGCGGAACACGCCGTCGATGCCTTCTCCGCGGTCCGTGAGGATCGAGTCGACCTCCCATTCGTCACCATCGACCCGCCGGGGTCGATGGATCTGGATCAAGCACTACATCTTCAACGCACCGCCTCGGGATTCGTGGTCCACTATGCGATCGCAGATCTCGGGGCGGTTGTCGTTCCGGGCGGCGCGCTCGACACCGAGGTGCGGCGGCGGGGCCAGACCTACTATCTCCCGGACGGATCGATCCCCCTGCACCCGCCGGTGCTGTCCGCCGGGAACGCCAGTCTGTTGCCCGAGCAGGACCGTCCGGTGGCCTTGTGGACCATCGAGTGCGACGAGCGCGCGCAGCCGCAGACGTGGTCGGTGCGCCGGGCCCGAGTCCGCTCGGTGGCCCGGCTGGACTATGCCGGGGTGCAAGCCGACGCCGACGCCGGTCGGCTGCACCCGTCGATCGCCGCGTTGCCCGAGTTCGGCGCGCTGCGACTCGCTGCCGCGGCCCACCGTGGTGCCATCGAGCTGAACCTGCCCGAACAGGTGGTCATCCGCGACGGTGACGCGGGCTGGCGGCTGGAGTTGGAGCCGCGCACCGCGGCCGACGAATGGAATGCGCAGGTCTCCCTGCTCACTGGGATGTGTGCTGCCGCGCTGATGGTTTCGGCCGAACTCGGGCTGCTCCGGACGATGCCGCCGCCCGATGCCGCCGCGCTCGCCGGAATCCGGCGCGCGGCGAAGGCACTCGGCCTGGACTGGCCGGCCGACGTGCCGGTCGGGCGGCTGCTGGCGGCGCTGCCGACCGGCGCGCCGACCACCTTGGCGGTGATGTCCGAGGCGACCGGGCTGCTCCGCGGCGCCGGCTACACCGTACTGGACGGAAGCCTGCCCGAGCAGGTATCACAGAGCGCGATCGGTGCCCCGTACACCCACGTCACGGCCCCGCTGCGGCGGCTCACCGACCGGTTCACCACCGAGATCTGCCTCGCGCTGAGCGCCGCCACCCCGGTGCCGGACTGGGTCCGAGCGGGTCTGTCGGAGGTCGCCGAGGTGATGCGGTACACCGACGCGCTGGCCGGCAAGGTCGAGCGCGCCTGCGTGGATCGCGCCGAAGCGACCGTGCTCGCGGACCGGGTCGGCAGCGATTTCCCGGCGGTGGTGCTACGCGGTAAGGACGGTCGGCGCGACGCCGAGGTGTTCGTCGCCGATCCACCGGTGGTGGCCCGGTGCGACGGTGATCCGCCGGACGGGGCACAGCTCACCGTCCGCCTGCAGACCGCCGATATCGACACGCGCACCGTGCGATTCGCTTATCGGCCGGCCGACAGCGCGGTCCCGGCCGAGATCAACGACTCCACCGCAGGGTGATAGTGGGTCAGCGCGGCGCGCGCGGCCTGCTCCTCCACGGCGTAGAGCAGCCCGTAGCCGAAGGTGTCCTCGTCGGCGGTGCGGGCCGTGGCCGCCGTGGCCAGCAATGCCGTTTGCGACTCGACCGCGTCCCGGTGGTCGCCGAGCGTGGATTGCAGCCGCTTGGCCGTGCCGACCAGTCGGGTGGCAGGTTCGCCGAGCGCGCCCTGGGTAGGCTCCGCAGCGTAGCGCAGCCGCTTTGCCGCTTTCCGGACGTCGTGTAGCGCCTCCACCTGCTCGGCCGGTCCGGCCTCGGACTCGATCTGGACCAGCCGCCGCAGCCGGCGATACTCCCGGGACAGCGTGTCGGCGCAGAACCGCTGTGGGGTGGCGGCACTCCGCCCGGTGAGCGGCGGATCGGCTACCAGGGTTGTCAGCGCGGTGATCAAATCGGCGTATCGGCGGCTGTCCAACGCCGCGAGGACCGCGACGTGAGCGGTCGCGTAGCGGGCGCGGTTGGTCCCGACCAGCCGGTCCGGTAGCGGTCCCGGGATCAACCCGGGCGGCTGTTCGGCGAGCAAGCCGGCGAACCGTTCGGCGCGCACCTCCGCGTCCCGCGCGACACCCAGCACACCACCGAGCCAGCTGAGCTCGACCCGCAACGGGGCGGTCCGGGCTTGGTCCAGCGCGCGCCGGTAGGAGCGCAACACGCTGCGCAGCCGTCGGGTGGCCACCCGCATCTGGTGCACCGAGTCGTAGGTGTCGGCGCGCACGTCGGGTTCGGCTGCGGTGAGCCGGCCGACGTCGGCGGCGAGTGCGGTCAGCAGTGGCTCCGTGGCGACCCTGGCCGTTACCCGGGCGCTCATTCGCGGAACCGATCGGTCGCGGCGATCAGGTGGTGCATGATCCCGGGCTCGGCGGACGAATGACCGGCGTCCGGCACGATCGTCAGCTGCGCGGCCGGCCACGCGCGGTGCAGCGCCCACGCGCTGCCCATCGGACAGACGATGTCGTAACGGCCTTGCACGATCACCCCCGGAATCTGGGCGAGCGCGGCGGCGTCACGCAACAACTGCCCCTCGGTGAGAAAGCCGCCGTGCCGGAAGTAGTGGTTCTCTATCCGGGCGAAGGCCAGCGCGAATCGCGGATCCGCGGTTTCGGCGACCCGGTTCGGATCGGGCAACAGCGAGCTGGTCGCCCCTTCCCAGGTGGACCAGGCGACCGCCGCGCGTTGCGATACCGCCGGATCCGGGTGCTGCAGCAGCCGGTGATACGCCTCGACCAGGTCGCCGGAGCGTTCGGACTCGGGGATCGGCGCCAGATACTGTTCCCACAGATCGGGGAAGATGGTGCCCGCCGGACCGTTGTAGTACCAGTCGATCTCGCTCCGGCGGAGCAGGAAGATGCCGCGCAGCACCAGCTCGGTGACGCGCTGTGGGTACTGCTCGGCGTAGGCGAGCGCGAGCGTGGATCCCCACGAGCCGCCGAATACCAGCCAGCGCTCGATACCCCGATCGGTGCGCAATGCCTCGATGTCGGCGATCAGGTGCGCCGTGGTGTTCGTCGCGAGGTCGGCGCCGTCGGCGACGTGCGGTGTGGACCGGCCGCAGCCCCGCTGATCGAACAATACGATTCGGTAGGCGGCCGGATCGAAGTAGCGCCGGTGATCCGGCGTGCAGCCGCCGCCCGGACCGCCGTGCAGGAACACCGCCGGCTTGCCCCGCGGATTGCCGCACTCCTCCCAGTAGATGCGCTGTCCGTCGCCGACCTCGAGCATGCCGGTGAGGTACGGCGTGATCTCCGGATATCGCACTCGGTCGCTCACAGTGCGTAGATCCCGGCGTCGAGGCTGGGGATCGACAGCGCGGCGAGTGTCTCCTGCCGCACGTTGGCGCAGCGATCGCCGGCGACCGTGTCGAACACCGTGTGGTCGCGGAGCAGCTCGACGTTGGCGTAGCCGTTGTTCGCGGCCCACTCGAAGGCCAGGCCTTTCAAGGCCAGTTTGCCCAGTGTCGGACCCTGCACCCGCCAATCGGGCAGTGCGGCCTCCAGTCGGCGGCACAGGTCGTCGCCGGCGGTGGGGGTGACCGACGCCGTGCCGGCCGGCGGCGCGGCATCGGCGGTGGTCTGCGGTACTCCGGTGGTGGGCGATAGCGCCGGCGAGCTGAGCGTCCCGGCCTGCTCGTGCGGGGCCGCGCAGCCGGCGAGCAGCGCCGCCGCCGGCGCCGCCAGGATCACGGCGGAGATCCGGACAGCCCGGGGAGGGCAGGCACGCATCGGGGACCCTTTCGTCCGATTTTGCGGTGTCTGTTGCGAGTGTACGAGCGGGTCGCTACCGCACCACCGCAGCGCCGGGTCGGACGGGTCGGTCGGGCCAGGTCAGAACGTGTGTTCGCGGGCCGGGAACGTGCCGTTGCGCACCTCGGCGGCGTACGCACCGGCCGCCGCCCGCAGGTCGTCGCCGAGCGTGGCGAACTTCTTGACGAACTTCGCCGTGCGCCCGCTCGTGTAGCCGGCCATGTCCTGCCAGACCAACACCTGGGCATCGCATTCGCTGCCGGCACCGATGCCGACGGTCGGAATGGTGAGCTTGCGGGTGACCTGGCCGGCCAGCTCGGCCGGCACCATCTCCATCACCACCGAGAACGCGCCGGCCTCCTGGACGGCGAGCGCGTCGGCGACCAGCTGCTCGGCGCCGTCGCCGCGGCCCTGCACCCGGAATCCGCCGAGCGAGTTGACACTCTGCGGGGTGAAGCCGATGTGCGCCATCACCGGGATACCGGCGGAGCCGAGCGTCGCGATCTGGCCGGCAACCCGCTCGCCGCCCTCCAGCTTCACCGCATGCACGCCGGCTTCCTTGAGGAACCGGGTGGCGCTGGCGAGCGCCTGGGCAGGTGTGGATTCGTAACTGCCGAACGGGAGGTCGGCGACCACCAGCGCGTGCGGTGCGCCGCGAACCACCCCGCGCGCCAGCGGAATCAGCTCGTCGATGGTGATCGGCACCGTGGTGTCGTAACCGTAGACCACGTTGGCGGCCGAATCGCCGACCAGCAGTACCGGAATCTGCGCCTCGTCGAAGAGTCGGGCGGTCGAGTAGTCGTAGGCGGTCAACATCGACCACTTGGTGCCGGCCGACTTCATCGCTTGCAGGTGGTGCACCCGGGTCTGGCGCCGGGGCGCCGGGGCGGCGGCACCGTACGGCGCGGTTTCGGACATCGCGGTGGTATCGGGCATCGCGGTGGTATCGGGCATCGCGGTGGTATCGGGCATCACGGTGGTATCGGACATCGCGGTGGTATCGGGCATCGCGGTGGTATCGGACATCGTTGTCCCCTCGGAGTGAGTCATCGAGTACGCCTACCTCGAAGCCTTGGTCGGGTCTCCGGGAGTGCGTCTGACGGGGACAATTTTTCCACCGGGAGGTTCGGGCGGTGTAGCGCAGCGACGAGTGCGATTGGTCACACCGGCTAGATCATGCCTGGTCGACCGGCCTTCAATCTTCCCAATTCCGCAGTGTGGAACCGGGCGCTCGGTGTCCGAGTCCTAGTGGATGTGACACCGTCTGCTGTTCTTCGCCTGATGGCACGCCAACAGGGCGTGTTGACCTTGGCGCAGGCGCGTGCCGCCGGAATGAGCCTGTCCGGCGTGAAGCGACGGGTCAATTCCGGTGAGTGGCGCCGGCTCACCAAAGGGGTCTACGTGCTCGCCGAGCACACCCGAACCCCCGCGGTGGAGTTACGCGCCGCCGTGTACGGGGCGGGGGAGGGGGCCCTCGCCTACGGTCCGAGCGCGGCCTGGTGGCACCAGCTGATCGATCGCCCGCCGGCGCGCAACTGGGTGACCATCCCGTCCGCGCGGCGGCTGCATCGGGTCGAGTCGGTCCGGATCCGACATCGTGACCTCGCGCCGGAGGATCAGGCGGTCGTTCGCGACCTGGCGATCACCGCGGTCCCGCTGACCGTGTTGGAGGCTGCGGTCGAGCTGCGCGACGGATCGGTGCTGATGGATCGGGCGTTGCAGTCCCGGGTGTCGATGCCGGACCTGCTTGCGGCGCACGAGCGCAACTCCGGTCGGCGCGGTTCCCCGGCGGTCGGCCGGATGCTCGCCCTGGCCGGCGACGGCGGGCTGTGGCAGGCAGAACGGCAGCTGGTCCAGCTGCTTCGGTCGGCCGGGGTGGAGGGGTGGCGGCAGCATGTGAGTTACCTCGACTACGACGTCGACATGGTCTTCCCCCGCTTCCGGCTGGCGATCGAGCTGGTCGGCTGGGAATGGCTGCGCGACGCCGAACAGGTCGAGCGAGACCGCCGCCGCCGGGCCGCGTTGCTGGCGGGCGGCTGGAACGTTCTCACGGTCACGGCACACCGGCTCGCGCAGCAACCGGATGCGGTACTCGGCGACATCGCCCGCACCCTGTCGTCGGCGGTCAACTGACCGGAGTCCGTGGCACGATCGACAGATGTCGGCACGCTGCTCGCTCCGGTCCGGTGTGGCTGCAGCGGTTGTTCTCCTCGGGGGCCTGGTCTCGCTGGCCGGATGCGGTGATTCGCGCTCGGCCGATCCGCCGGCGAGTTCGTCCGGCCCGAGCGGCTCGCCCGAACCCACCACAGATTCGGCCGGCCTGGACCGGTTCAGTCGCCAGCAGCTGGACTGGGGATCGTGCGCAGATTTCGAGCAACCCGGCGATCCGTTGCCGGCCAGCCTGCAATGCACTCGATTGACCGTGCCGGTCGACTACGCCCGGCCGGACGGCGACACCGTACAGCTCGCCGTGTCCCGGGCGGTCGCGAGTGGTGACCGGATCGGCGCGTTGATCACCAACCCCGGTGGACCCGGCGTGTCCGGGTTGAGTTTGGCTACGCAGGGGGCCGGCACCCCGCTCGCCGAACGGTTCGACGTGATCGGCCTGGACCCGCGTGGAGTCGGTGCGTCGTTGCCGGCGGTGCGTTGTCTGACCGACGCCCAGGCCGACGCCGAGCGCGCCGATCCCGACTTCGACACCTCACCGACCGGCATCGCGACCACCGAGCAGGAGCACCGCGACTATGCCGGCAGCTGTGCCGGCCGGATGGGCACCGAGCTGCTATCGCACCTCGGCACCCGGGAGACGGTGCGTGACATCGACATCCTGCGCTCGGTGCTCGGCGACGATCGGCTGACCTACCTGGGCTACTCCTACGGCACCCGAATCGGATTGGCCTATGCCGACGAGTTTCCGGAACGGGTGCGCGCGATGGTGCTCGACGGCGTGGTCGATCCGGGAACCGATCGGCTGCAGGCGATCCGGCTGCAGGCGGCGGGGTTCCAGGCCGCTTTCGACGACTACGCCGCCGACTGCGCCCGCTCGCAGCGGTGTCCGCTGGGCACCGACCCGACGCAGGCGAACACGGTGTTCCGCGGTTTGGTCACCCCGCTCGAACAGCGACCCGCGACGACCACCGATCCGCGCGGGCTCGGCTACTCCGACGCGACCACCGGCGTCCAGCAGGCGCTGTACTCCACCGAGCTGTGGCCACTGCTCACGGTCGGGCTGCGGGAGTTGGCCGACGGGCGGGGCGACACCCTATTGCACCTGGCGGACCTCTACGAGGGCCGGCGGGAGGACGGCAGCTACGACAACGTCGAGGACGCGTTCAACGCGATCCGGTGTGTGGACGATCCGCCGATCACCGACCGCGCGGTGGCCGGCGCGGTGGACACCGATTACCGCCGACTGGCCCCGTTCCTGGACGACGGCCACGGCACC
Above is a genomic segment from Skermania piniformis containing:
- the panB gene encoding 3-methyl-2-oxobutanoate hydroxymethyltransferase, with the protein product MSETAPYGAAAPAPRRQTRVHHLQAMKSAGTKWSMLTAYDYSTARLFDEAQIPVLLVGDSAANVVYGYDTTVPITIDELIPLARGVVRGAPHALVVADLPFGSYESTPAQALASATRFLKEAGVHAVKLEGGERVAGQIATLGSAGIPVMAHIGFTPQSVNSLGGFRVQGRGDGAEQLVADALAVQEAGAFSVVMEMVPAELAGQVTRKLTIPTVGIGAGSECDAQVLVWQDMAGYTSGRTAKFVKKFATLGDDLRAAAGAYAAEVRNGTFPAREHTF
- the pip gene encoding prolyl aminopeptidase → MLEVGDGQRIYWEECGNPRGKPAVFLHGGPGGGCTPDHRRYFDPAAYRIVLFDQRGCGRSTPHVADGADLATNTTAHLIADIEALRTDRGIERWLVFGGSWGSTLALAYAEQYPQRVTELVLRGIFLLRRSEIDWYYNGPAGTIFPDLWEQYLAPIPESERSGDLVEAYHRLLQHPDPAVSQRAAVAWSTWEGATSSLLPDPNRVAETADPRFALAFARIENHYFRHGGFLTEGQLLRDAAALAQIPGVIVQGRYDIVCPMGSAWALHRAWPAAQLTIVPDAGHSSAEPGIMHHLIAATDRFRE
- a CDS encoding type IV toxin-antitoxin system AbiEi family antitoxin domain-containing protein: MARQQGVLTLAQARAAGMSLSGVKRRVNSGEWRRLTKGVYVLAEHTRTPAVELRAAVYGAGEGALAYGPSAAWWHQLIDRPPARNWVTIPSARRLHRVESVRIRHRDLAPEDQAVVRDLAITAVPLTVLEAAVELRDGSVLMDRALQSRVSMPDLLAAHERNSGRRGSPAVGRMLALAGDGGLWQAERQLVQLLRSAGVEGWRQHVSYLDYDVDMVFPRFRLAIELVGWEWLRDAEQVERDRRRRAALLAGGWNVLTVTAHRLAQQPDAVLGDIARTLSSAVN
- a CDS encoding alpha/beta hydrolase; this encodes MSARCSLRSGVAAAVVLLGGLVSLAGCGDSRSADPPASSSGPSGSPEPTTDSAGLDRFSRQQLDWGSCADFEQPGDPLPASLQCTRLTVPVDYARPDGDTVQLAVSRAVASGDRIGALITNPGGPGVSGLSLATQGAGTPLAERFDVIGLDPRGVGASLPAVRCLTDAQADAERADPDFDTSPTGIATTEQEHRDYAGSCAGRMGTELLSHLGTRETVRDIDILRSVLGDDRLTYLGYSYGTRIGLAYADEFPERVRAMVLDGVVDPGTDRLQAIRLQAAGFQAAFDDYAADCARSQRCPLGTDPTQANTVFRGLVTPLEQRPATTTDPRGLGYSDATTGVQQALYSTELWPLLTVGLRELADGRGDTLLHLADLYEGRREDGSYDNVEDAFNAIRCVDDPPITDRAVAGAVDTDYRRLAPFLDDGHGTGQAPLDLCAFWSVPNTSSPQQMSASGWPKLTVVSTTGDPATPYQAGAELAGRIGAALITYQGTQHTVALTSGVACVDDAVVSYLIDTATAGDRTC
- a CDS encoding alpha/beta hydrolase gives rise to the protein MDRGDVSFTSEGELCAAWLYRSDDSTRPRPLIVMGHGLGGNREMQLDAYAQRFAAAGMHVLAFDYRHFGASDGQPRQLVDLGKQRADWAAAVRYARTLPGVDSTRIALWGTALGGGHALAVAADDPYLAAVVVQCPFTSGLRAALAKGPSSVLKVGMVASLDALLAPMRRKPIGVALAGERGKCAMVSAADAPAGYQRMATASMLFDTVVSARSGFGLLFDAPARKVRQLKMPVFYAICEHDTVHPAGPARAAAAHTRNATVRQYPVGHFDIYYGETFETAVADQLEFLVSVLRP
- a CDS encoding RNB domain-containing ribonuclease, whose protein sequence is MSVRRLAAAELEFGSIRTEFGLVSDFPDAALAEAEHAVDAFSAVREDRVDLPFVTIDPPGSMDLDQALHLQRTASGFVVHYAIADLGAVVVPGGALDTEVRRRGQTYYLPDGSIPLHPPVLSAGNASLLPEQDRPVALWTIECDERAQPQTWSVRRARVRSVARLDYAGVQADADAGRLHPSIAALPEFGALRLAAAAHRGAIELNLPEQVVIRDGDAGWRLELEPRTAADEWNAQVSLLTGMCAAALMVSAELGLLRTMPPPDAAALAGIRRAAKALGLDWPADVPVGRLLAALPTGAPTTLAVMSEATGLLRGAGYTVLDGSLPEQVSQSAIGAPYTHVTAPLRRLTDRFTTEICLALSAATPVPDWVRAGLSEVAEVMRYTDALAGKVERACVDRAEATVLADRVGSDFPAVVLRGKDGRRDAEVFVADPPVVARCDGDPPDGAQLTVRLQTADIDTRTVRFAYRPADSAVPAEINDSTAG
- a CDS encoding CHAD domain-containing protein, producing MSARVTARVATEPLLTALAADVGRLTAAEPDVRADTYDSVHQMRVATRRLRSVLRSYRRALDQARTAPLRVELSWLGGVLGVARDAEVRAERFAGLLAEQPPGLIPGPLPDRLVGTNRARYATAHVAVLAALDSRRYADLITALTTLVADPPLTGRSAATPQRFCADTLSREYRRLRRLVQIESEAGPAEQVEALHDVRKAAKRLRYAAEPTQGALGEPATRLVGTAKRLQSTLGDHRDAVESQTALLATAATARTADEDTFGYGLLYAVEEQAARAALTHYHPAVESLISAGTALSAGR